The Mycobacterium sp. 3519A genome contains a region encoding:
- a CDS encoding amino acid ABC transporter permease — MIRFGTSSYDVLGAFWTTIQLTALSAVGALILGTLLAAMRLSPVPMLNWIGTAYVNVVRNTPLTLIILFCSFGLSQTLGITLVDSKSPTSIEDSNFRLAVLGFVVYTASFVCETVRSGVNTVPLGQAEAARSLGLTFGQNLRMILLPQAFRAVINPLGSVLIALTKNTTIASAIGVAEAALLMKEMIENEAALLSIGAIFMFGFVILTLPMGLFFGWLGKRLAVAR, encoded by the coding sequence GTGATTCGTTTCGGCACGAGTTCCTACGACGTCCTTGGAGCGTTCTGGACGACCATCCAGCTGACGGCGCTGTCGGCCGTCGGGGCGCTGATCCTGGGTACCCTGTTGGCGGCCATGCGGCTTTCGCCAGTTCCGATGCTCAACTGGATCGGCACGGCCTACGTCAACGTGGTCCGCAACACTCCGCTGACGCTGATCATCCTGTTCTGCTCGTTCGGCCTGTCGCAGACGCTGGGCATCACGTTGGTGGACTCGAAGTCGCCGACATCGATCGAGGACAGCAACTTTCGGCTGGCGGTGCTCGGATTCGTGGTCTACACAGCGTCATTCGTCTGTGAGACGGTGCGCTCCGGGGTGAACACCGTGCCGCTCGGCCAGGCGGAGGCCGCGCGTTCACTCGGGTTGACGTTCGGGCAGAACCTGCGAATGATCCTGCTGCCGCAGGCTTTTCGCGCGGTGATCAACCCCCTCGGTTCGGTGCTGATCGCGTTGACCAAGAACACCACGATCGCATCGGCAATCGGCGTGGCGGAAGCGGCGCTGCTGATGAAGGAGATGATCGAGAACGAGGCGGCGTTGCTCTCCATCGGCGCCATCTTCATGTTCGGGTTCGTCATCCTGACCCTGCCGATGGGGTTGTTCTTCGGCTGGCTCGGGAAACGGTTGGCGGTGGCGCGCTGA